In Maridesulfovibrio sp., a single genomic region encodes these proteins:
- a CDS encoding metallophosphoesterase yields MPENNMTWIAFGDIHQSNGLPARIPEIKNADAIIVTGDLTNHSPEGAVEKVWDSIYTFNPRILAQAGNMDRSNVTEFLKEKNANLHCEVRELAPGIKIMGVGCSIPTPFGTPSEVTEEEMASLLEETHSLAGDYEKLILAVHDSPHGTSLDKISNGMHVGSRSVRSFIEKYQPEIVVSGHIHESSGEDVLGKSRIFNPGMAAEGGYVLITLENGNLDAVLKQAGSS; encoded by the coding sequence ATGCCTGAAAATAACATGACCTGGATAGCCTTCGGGGACATTCATCAGAGTAACGGACTGCCCGCACGAATCCCGGAAATCAAAAATGCGGACGCGATAATCGTTACCGGGGACCTGACCAACCATTCGCCTGAAGGTGCGGTGGAAAAGGTCTGGGATTCGATATACACTTTCAATCCCAGAATTCTGGCGCAGGCCGGAAACATGGACCGTTCGAATGTTACGGAATTCCTCAAGGAGAAAAATGCCAATCTGCATTGCGAGGTTCGCGAACTTGCTCCGGGAATAAAGATAATGGGGGTCGGCTGCTCCATTCCCACTCCGTTCGGAACTCCGAGCGAGGTAACAGAGGAAGAGATGGCTTCCCTGCTTGAAGAAACCCATTCTCTGGCCGGTGATTATGAAAAGTTGATCCTTGCCGTGCATGATTCTCCGCACGGGACTTCTCTGGACAAAATATCGAACGGAATGCATGTGGGCAGCCGTTCGGTGCGTTCGTTCATTGAAAAGTACCAGCCGGAGATCGTGGTCAGCGGACATATCCATGAATCCAGCGGCGAGGACGTTCTGGGAAAATCACGCATATTCAACCCCGGCATGGCAGCGGAGGGCGGTTATGTATTGATAACCCTTGAGAACGGGAACCTTGATGCTGTCCTCAAGCAGGCCGGGTCTTCATGA
- a CDS encoding 23S rRNA (pseudouridine(1915)-N(3))-methyltransferase RlmH — MSRIRFVWVGKLKEAFFRDACAHYAKKLGRFYKLDETVLKDAPGKLPPEDKVLREGKAILEKVKPSDLLICLDEKGREMTSVELAELLQRWTEDPNLTPCFVIGGPFGLSEEVKKAARFKLSLSKMTLPHELARTVLMEQLYRAASIQRGSPYHHV; from the coding sequence ATGAGCAGGATAAGATTCGTCTGGGTGGGCAAGCTGAAGGAGGCTTTTTTCAGGGATGCCTGCGCGCATTACGCAAAAAAACTGGGGCGGTTCTACAAACTTGACGAGACAGTCCTCAAGGACGCTCCCGGAAAACTTCCCCCGGAAGACAAGGTTCTTCGCGAGGGCAAGGCCATTCTGGAGAAGGTTAAACCTTCGGACCTGCTCATCTGTCTGGACGAAAAGGGCAGGGAGATGACCTCCGTGGAACTGGCGGAACTCCTGCAGCGCTGGACCGAAGACCCGAATCTCACGCCGTGCTTTGTAATCGGCGGTCCTTTCGGATTGTCGGAAGAGGTCAAGAAGGCAGCAAGATTCAAGCTTTCGCTGAGCAAGATGACCCTGCCGCATGAACTGGCCAGAACAGTACTCATGGAACAGCTTTACCGGGCAGCTTCAATACAGCGCGGTTCCCCGTATCACCATGTGTGA
- a CDS encoding Orn/Lys/Arg decarboxylase N-terminal domain-containing protein, which produces MKITKHMWPVLIVSAQFEADTDEGLRLRSLEEELTREQECSVYPSYSYGDAAEIFISRADLGAVVIDWDINIDDGDDKNTPEYLLDKIRRRNRNIPVFLLTERVAMNNIPTDVLGKINECLWKTAETPEFLAGRIETRLVEYVRSVFPAFFGEMVKYSEAYKYAWHTPGHMGGEGFLKSPAGVAMHKFYGENVFRSDLSISVPELGSLLDHSGVVGDAEKNSARVFGADNTFYVLNGTSNVNQIIWRSQLVRDDIAFVDRNCHKSLNYAMVITDAYPIYMVPRRNKRGIIGPCRLSEFSEESIKSKIKDNKLIPEELKQQSVRMSALTNSTYDGVCYNVINIKKQLQKSVDNLHFDEAWYAYARFHPMYKDHFGMADDDLNEHHPPIFCSQSTHKLLTAFSQASMLHVRNGSDVEIDRDELNESYMMHGSTSPQYSMIASLDVATKMMEDSGEVLMHDTIVEAVNLRKKVSMIASEMKEKDSWFFEMWQPENVLVGKDYKKFEDVPTDYLCTHQHPWVFSSADNWHGFEDMEDEYAMLDPIKLTFTTPGLRHDGSMEEEGIPASIVTDYLINHGIVCEKTDYYSFLMLNSIGTNKAKQGSLLAGLLKFKEVYDANETLDVVLPALAKDYPERYSGVGVKDHCNAIHSYYREHGLLDKMQAAFQVIPDQAMKPSEAYHAVVRKNVEYVELSEMKNRIPAVMVVPYPPGIPIIMGGEIMDDKAQPVFDYLMARQDFENVFPGYESDIHGVERVEREGKKFFRTMCLKK; this is translated from the coding sequence GTGAAAATTACCAAACACATGTGGCCGGTCCTTATTGTGTCCGCTCAATTCGAGGCGGATACGGACGAGGGTCTCAGGCTGAGAAGCCTTGAGGAAGAACTTACCAGGGAGCAGGAGTGTTCGGTTTACCCTTCATACAGTTACGGTGACGCCGCTGAAATTTTCATCTCCCGCGCGGATCTGGGAGCTGTTGTAATCGATTGGGACATCAACATTGATGACGGTGATGATAAAAATACGCCGGAATACCTGCTGGACAAAATCCGCAGGCGCAACAGGAATATTCCCGTATTTCTGCTCACCGAGCGTGTGGCCATGAACAATATTCCTACGGATGTGCTCGGCAAGATAAATGAATGCCTCTGGAAAACAGCCGAAACACCGGAATTTCTGGCCGGACGCATTGAAACCAGACTGGTGGAATATGTCCGCTCCGTGTTTCCCGCATTTTTCGGGGAGATGGTGAAGTATTCGGAAGCATACAAATACGCATGGCATACTCCGGGACACATGGGCGGCGAAGGTTTCCTGAAGAGTCCTGCCGGTGTGGCCATGCACAAGTTCTACGGTGAAAACGTTTTTCGTTCCGACCTTTCCATTTCCGTACCAGAGCTCGGTTCCCTGCTTGATCACAGCGGCGTTGTAGGCGATGCCGAAAAGAATTCCGCAAGGGTTTTCGGTGCGGACAACACCTTCTACGTGCTGAACGGTACTTCGAACGTAAACCAGATAATATGGCGCAGCCAGCTTGTGCGTGACGATATCGCCTTTGTGGATCGCAACTGCCACAAATCTCTCAACTATGCCATGGTGATTACTGACGCTTATCCGATCTACATGGTTCCCAGACGCAACAAGCGCGGCATCATCGGACCCTGCCGCCTTTCTGAATTTTCCGAGGAGTCCATCAAGTCCAAGATAAAGGACAACAAGCTCATTCCCGAAGAACTCAAGCAGCAGAGCGTGCGCATGTCCGCACTGACCAACTCCACCTATGACGGAGTCTGCTACAACGTAATCAACATCAAGAAACAGCTTCAGAAAAGCGTGGACAACCTCCATTTTGACGAGGCCTGGTACGCATATGCCCGGTTCCATCCCATGTATAAGGATCATTTCGGCATGGCTGACGATGACCTCAACGAGCATCATCCGCCGATTTTCTGCTCCCAGTCCACACACAAGCTGCTCACAGCCTTCTCGCAGGCTTCCATGCTTCATGTGCGCAACGGCAGTGACGTGGAAATAGACCGCGATGAACTGAACGAATCATACATGATGCACGGCTCTACATCGCCGCAGTACAGCATGATCGCTTCACTGGACGTTGCCACCAAGATGATGGAGGACAGCGGTGAGGTTCTCATGCATGACACTATCGTGGAAGCAGTCAACCTGCGCAAGAAAGTCTCCATGATAGCCAGCGAAATGAAGGAAAAAGACAGCTGGTTCTTTGAAATGTGGCAGCCGGAAAATGTTCTGGTCGGCAAGGATTACAAGAAATTCGAAGATGTTCCCACCGACTACCTGTGCACGCATCAGCATCCGTGGGTTTTCAGTTCCGCCGACAACTGGCACGGATTCGAGGACATGGAAGATGAATACGCCATGCTCGACCCCATCAAGCTTACCTTCACCACTCCCGGTCTGCGTCATGACGGAAGCATGGAGGAGGAAGGTATTCCGGCCTCAATAGTTACCGACTACCTGATCAACCACGGCATAGTCTGCGAAAAGACTGATTATTACTCTTTCCTGATGCTCAATTCCATCGGAACAAACAAGGCCAAGCAGGGGTCGCTTCTGGCCGGTCTGCTCAAGTTCAAGGAAGTCTACGATGCCAATGAAACTCTGGACGTTGTCCTGCCCGCGCTGGCAAAGGATTATCCGGAACGTTATTCTGGAGTCGGCGTAAAGGACCACTGCAACGCCATACACAGTTACTACAGGGAACACGGTCTTCTTGATAAAATGCAGGCCGCTTTCCAGGTCATTCCAGATCAGGCCATGAAGCCGTCCGAGGCATATCACGCTGTGGTACGCAAGAATGTTGAATACGTGGAACTTTCGGAAATGAAGAACCGTATTCCGGCTGTGATGGTTGTTCCCTACCCTCCGGGCATTCCCATTATAATGGGCGGGGAAATAATGGACGACAAGGCCCAGCCTGTTTTCGATTATCTGATGGCCAGACAGGATTTTGAAAACGTTTTTCCGGGCTACGAAAGCGATATCCACGGTGTGGAACGTGTTGAGCGCGAGGGAAAGAAGTTTTTCAGGACCATGTGCCTGAAGAAATAG
- the panB gene encoding 3-methyl-2-oxobutanoate hydroxymethyltransferase has product MNKITAPDISGLKGIKKISMVTAYDYPSGQIADAAGADMILVGDSLGMVVLGYEDTLSVTMADMLHHTAAVSRGVSRALIVGDMPFMSYQPSVSMAVENAGKFLSKSGARAVKLEGGFPFLAQIRAIVDSGVPVQGHIGLTPQHVARFGGFKAQGKNARSAAALVDEAKALEEAGCFSIVLEAVPDEVAAEITAEISIPTIGIGAGPNTDGQVLVYHDILGLFDRFVPKFVKKYAQLRGPSIEAIKQYVTEVETGAFPSAENFTSMDPEELELFKTLLHKQG; this is encoded by the coding sequence ATGAATAAAATTACGGCACCGGATATCTCCGGCCTGAAAGGCATAAAGAAGATAAGCATGGTCACCGCCTACGACTATCCTTCCGGACAGATCGCAGACGCGGCCGGGGCGGACATGATTCTGGTCGGAGACTCGCTGGGCATGGTCGTACTCGGTTACGAAGACACCCTCTCCGTAACCATGGCAGACATGCTGCACCACACTGCTGCCGTCTCGCGCGGAGTATCCCGTGCGCTCATAGTCGGAGACATGCCTTTCATGTCCTACCAGCCGTCCGTGAGCATGGCGGTTGAAAATGCTGGAAAATTCCTGTCCAAAAGCGGGGCCAGAGCAGTCAAGCTTGAAGGCGGTTTTCCCTTTCTCGCACAGATCCGCGCTATTGTTGATTCAGGCGTACCGGTGCAGGGCCACATAGGTCTTACCCCGCAGCACGTAGCCCGTTTCGGAGGCTTCAAGGCTCAGGGAAAAAACGCCCGCTCAGCCGCCGCGCTTGTGGATGAAGCAAAGGCGCTGGAAGAAGCAGGATGTTTCTCCATCGTACTCGAAGCGGTTCCGGACGAAGTGGCTGCTGAAATAACCGCCGAAATTTCGATACCGACCATAGGAATAGGCGCCGGTCCGAATACAGACGGGCAGGTGCTTGTCTATCACGACATTCTCGGGCTGTTCGACAGGTTCGTACCTAAATTCGTCAAGAAGTACGCACAGCTGCGCGGACCAAGCATAGAAGCCATAAAGCAGTACGTTACGGAAGTCGAAACCGGTGCATTCCCTTCGGCCGAAAACTTCACCTCCATGGACCCTGAAGAACTGGAGTTGTTCAAGACCCTGCTGCATAAACAGGGTTGA
- a CDS encoding adenylate/guanylate cyclase domain-containing protein — protein MKRNFPLYMNIMTVFTVVMCLVVSCVVFYGYVRNSDIALFSAHQLIRQTGASIGERTQNMFDSAFMTVNSYAEFPEIGQKPSVHSHPMSSVFFKCLQENPDFTSVYIGFADGDFYLVSSLRDREQMKKEMNIPEKAAWYTQSIGHLADGRRYELKKYLDAGYVTIGSSSSMDVRFDPRVRPWFISALSKATAVLNDVYVFAFSGEPGLTVSRRFDSDVQGVIGVDISLANLSSFMKRQMVGDDCEIMIFGSGGELYGYQSLEKLSSSIYWDADQSIRDVTVAGLHNPVLNKLAADHEQYRGDDFRIQQLLVGEKKYLSLVDPLPQEYGRKLFVAVAVPESFFTGPIAQIGKNTLLASMVILLLFLPIVYMVAKRISRPLKLLTGDVENIRRFNLDRPVTVRSSISEIRALSIAMETMRSTLNVFGRYIPRPLVESMIVSSIIPELGGERKNLTFMFSDIKNFTSISENMSPEELTAGITSYLKAMSRVILISGGTIDKYIGDAIMAFWNAPVDDCDHARNGCLAALRCRDELADYNRNLRENNKPEMLTRIGLHTGEAVVGNIGSSDRMAYTAMGAAVNLASRLEGLNKYLGTGILVSESTMQEAGSDFLFRFAGRVVPKGTSSALGVYELLGTVSGAAGPLAPFAVLPEEGEKVADWEKAFDIFLSGRFSEAAAAFKSYVEKTGPDPLADYYLVMAERYTDIPPGEGWMGEVVFDAK, from the coding sequence ATGAAGAGAAATTTTCCATTATACATGAATATAATGACGGTTTTTACCGTGGTTATGTGCCTTGTGGTATCCTGTGTTGTCTTTTACGGCTATGTCCGCAATTCGGATATAGCTCTTTTTTCTGCGCATCAGCTTATCCGGCAGACCGGGGCTTCCATCGGCGAGCGGACACAGAACATGTTCGACTCCGCTTTCATGACCGTCAACTCATACGCCGAGTTTCCAGAGATCGGACAAAAGCCTTCGGTCCATTCACATCCCATGAGCAGTGTTTTCTTCAAGTGCCTTCAGGAAAATCCTGATTTCACTTCTGTGTACATAGGCTTTGCGGATGGTGACTTTTATCTGGTTTCATCCCTGCGTGACAGGGAGCAGATGAAAAAGGAAATGAATATTCCGGAAAAGGCGGCCTGGTACACCCAATCAATCGGTCATCTGGCTGATGGCAGGCGGTATGAGCTCAAGAAATACCTTGATGCCGGCTATGTAACCATCGGTTCGTCTTCATCCATGGATGTCCGGTTTGATCCCCGGGTAAGGCCATGGTTCATCTCGGCCTTAAGCAAGGCAACAGCAGTTTTGAACGATGTATACGTATTTGCCTTTTCCGGCGAACCGGGACTGACCGTTTCCCGCCGTTTCGACAGTGATGTGCAGGGAGTGATCGGGGTTGATATTTCCCTTGCGAACCTTTCATCATTCATGAAAAGGCAGATGGTCGGTGACGACTGCGAGATCATGATTTTCGGATCAGGGGGAGAACTGTACGGGTATCAGAGTCTGGAAAAACTGTCTTCCAGCATATACTGGGATGCCGACCAAAGTATAAGGGATGTAACTGTAGCCGGTCTCCATAATCCGGTTCTCAATAAGCTGGCTGCCGATCACGAACAGTACAGAGGTGATGATTTCCGCATTCAGCAGCTTCTGGTGGGTGAAAAGAAATATTTGTCTCTGGTGGACCCTCTTCCTCAGGAATACGGAAGAAAGCTGTTTGTAGCTGTTGCGGTTCCGGAGTCTTTTTTTACCGGACCCATAGCTCAAATCGGGAAGAATACCCTGCTGGCCTCTATGGTCATACTTCTGCTGTTCCTTCCGATTGTTTACATGGTGGCAAAGAGAATAAGCCGCCCCCTGAAGCTGCTGACCGGTGATGTTGAGAACATCCGCAGGTTCAATCTCGACCGGCCGGTTACGGTCAGATCAAGTATCTCGGAGATCCGGGCCCTGTCCATTGCCATGGAAACCATGCGCAGCACGCTCAATGTCTTTGGCAGGTATATTCCACGTCCGCTGGTGGAATCCATGATTGTAAGCAGCATCATTCCGGAACTTGGGGGCGAAAGAAAAAATCTGACCTTTATGTTCAGCGATATCAAAAATTTCACATCAATTTCCGAAAACATGTCACCTGAGGAACTGACCGCAGGTATAACCAGCTACCTCAAAGCAATGAGCCGGGTTATTCTCATCAGCGGCGGGACCATAGACAAATACATCGGTGACGCGATCATGGCTTTCTGGAATGCGCCTGTCGACGATTGCGACCACGCCCGCAACGGGTGTCTGGCGGCGTTGCGCTGCCGCGATGAACTGGCTGATTACAACAGGAATCTTCGTGAAAACAACAAGCCGGAGATGCTTACCAGAATCGGGTTGCATACCGGAGAAGCCGTAGTAGGCAACATCGGATCTTCTGACCGGATGGCCTATACGGCAATGGGCGCGGCAGTAAACCTTGCATCGCGTCTGGAAGGTTTGAACAAGTATCTTGGAACCGGGATACTGGTCAGTGAAAGTACCATGCAGGAGGCAGGAAGCGATTTCCTCTTCCGTTTTGCGGGCCGGGTTGTGCCCAAGGGAACATCTTCAGCCCTTGGGGTGTATGAGCTTTTGGGTACGGTAAGCGGTGCAGCAGGTCCACTCGCTCCATTTGCAGTGCTGCCGGAGGAAGGAGAAAAGGTCGCGGACTGGGAAAAGGCTTTTGATATATTTCTTTCCGGCAGGTTCAGTGAAGCAGCAGCTGCATTCAAATCATATGTAGAGAAGACCGGGCCTGACCCGCTGGCCGATTATTATCTGGTTATGGCTGAAAGGTATACGGACATCCCGCCCGGTGAAGGCTGGATGGGGGAGGTTGTTTTCGATGCCAAGTAA
- a CDS encoding ABC transporter substrate-binding protein, with protein sequence MPSNTSRKGASIRITAAVSVLLQIMFFVQCATASATEITFWTTEVNPERQAVIEYLVRAFRINHPDIAVNVRGVEENKIAAELARAREAGSGPDMIGCASDLIVSFDSRGWTNFAETGRVISGIGRNNFYPGALNKLRLANGRFCGIPFNGWVQGIWYRKDWFEEKGLAPPDTWDNILKAARAFHDPENGRYGILVGTRADSYAEQIFTHLALSAGGREFSKNGKVVFDSPEIIKTARFYKELAKYTPPGPQWWRGRDFYMQGKLAMMFYSTFIMDDFAIESVAADSLGGKNFPDLNGTSFDVNLLENTCVVPVITGTRKAGFGVVHALGLLDTGSRERQEATGCFVNFLFREDAYITWLHMVPGGMLPVLKSVTRNPAFYRDAQGVFHKYSRQRIEKVISGFDSLKSFSFADGVLLSKAAQASALGIVPAMIDKIVNRGVPAEQAVHEAAAELETIEEDLPEKP encoded by the coding sequence ATGCCAAGTAATACAAGCCGCAAGGGCGCGTCCATACGGATAACTGCTGCTGTCTCGGTTCTTTTACAGATTATGTTCTTTGTGCAGTGCGCAACGGCATCCGCAACCGAGATAACCTTCTGGACCACGGAGGTAAACCCGGAACGGCAGGCGGTCATAGAGTATCTGGTGCGTGCTTTCAGAATCAACCATCCTGACATTGCGGTCAATGTTAGAGGAGTAGAGGAGAACAAAATCGCCGCAGAGCTGGCCCGGGCGCGCGAGGCCGGAAGCGGACCGGATATGATAGGCTGTGCTTCAGACCTGATTGTATCTTTCGACAGCCGTGGATGGACCAACTTTGCTGAAACCGGAAGGGTGATCAGCGGGATAGGCCGCAATAACTTTTATCCCGGTGCCTTGAACAAGCTGCGGCTTGCAAACGGCAGGTTCTGCGGAATTCCATTCAACGGATGGGTACAGGGCATCTGGTACCGCAAGGACTGGTTTGAGGAAAAGGGGCTTGCTCCACCGGATACCTGGGATAATATTCTCAAGGCGGCCAGGGCGTTTCATGACCCTGAAAACGGAAGATACGGCATTCTTGTAGGGACCAGGGCGGATTCATACGCGGAGCAGATTTTTACGCACCTTGCCCTTTCCGCAGGGGGAAGGGAATTCTCAAAAAATGGAAAAGTTGTTTTCGATTCTCCGGAAATAATTAAAACAGCCCGTTTTTACAAGGAGTTGGCCAAGTACACCCCTCCCGGACCTCAGTGGTGGAGAGGCAGGGATTTCTACATGCAGGGAAAGCTTGCCATGATGTTTTACTCCACATTCATAATGGACGATTTCGCCATAGAAAGTGTTGCCGCAGACTCGTTGGGAGGGAAGAATTTCCCGGATCTCAACGGCACATCGTTTGACGTCAACCTGTTGGAAAATACCTGCGTGGTACCGGTCATCACCGGTACGCGCAAGGCTGGATTCGGAGTTGTCCACGCTCTGGGGCTGCTTGATACAGGGAGTAGGGAACGACAGGAAGCAACCGGATGTTTCGTGAATTTTCTGTTCCGGGAGGATGCGTACATAACCTGGCTGCACATGGTTCCGGGCGGGATGCTGCCGGTATTGAAAAGCGTTACCAGGAACCCTGCTTTCTATCGGGATGCTCAAGGGGTCTTTCATAAATATTCAAGGCAAAGGATAGAAAAAGTCATTTCAGGATTCGATTCCCTGAAGAGCTTCAGTTTTGCCGACGGTGTGCTTCTTTCCAAGGCCGCGCAGGCATCCGCGCTCGGAATTGTTCCGGCCATGATAGATAAGATAGTCAACCGGGGAGTTCCGGCCGAACAGGCCGTGCACGAAGCGGCAGCTGAACTTGAAACAATTGAAGAGGACTTGCCTGAAAAGCCGTAA
- a CDS encoding S24 family peptidase, whose amino-acid sequence MSKWFDESLERIKKATGTRTQVQLAEILNIRQSSISDAKRRSSIPAEWYIKLYRTHGLNPEWLSDGVEPVYLKPGKGKISADTILSETTAQYGQVQSRGRVVPVSSMAGEDVSSQTWKPQQTAELSIPETFYRTSLVVLRVEGSSMEPVIRRDAFVGVDDSQKRLMAGDIYAVHVPHQGVVIRRVFFDPENSRFILRPEAPQHPEQYIAVEDQDKYVVGRVVWVMQEL is encoded by the coding sequence GTGTCAAAATGGTTTGATGAAAGTCTTGAAAGAATAAAAAAAGCAACGGGAACAAGAACACAGGTACAGCTTGCAGAAATCCTGAACATACGCCAGTCGAGTATTTCTGATGCCAAGCGCCGCAGTTCAATCCCCGCTGAATGGTACATCAAGCTGTACAGGACGCACGGCCTGAACCCGGAATGGCTTTCCGACGGGGTAGAACCTGTTTATCTAAAACCCGGAAAGGGAAAAATTTCGGCTGATACAATCCTTAGCGAGACAACGGCACAGTACGGCCAGGTTCAGTCCAGAGGAAGAGTTGTTCCTGTTTCCTCAATGGCCGGTGAAGACGTGAGCTCGCAGACATGGAAGCCGCAGCAGACAGCTGAGCTCAGCATACCGGAAACATTCTACAGAACTTCCCTCGTAGTTTTGAGAGTGGAAGGTTCGTCCATGGAACCGGTTATCCGCAGAGATGCATTCGTCGGAGTCGATGATTCCCAGAAAAGACTGATGGCCGGAGACATTTATGCTGTTCATGTCCCCCATCAGGGCGTGGTCATACGCAGAGTGTTCTTTGATCCGGAAAATTCGCGCTTCATCCTGCGGCCGGAAGCACCGCAGCATCCGGAGCAGTACATTGCCGTGGAAGATCAGGATAAATATGTTGTCGGAAGAGTTGTCTGGGTCATGCAGGAACTGTAA
- a CDS encoding HAMP domain-containing sensor histidine kinase, whose translation MANSKKSAEVHSPELTGMLGEGFHLNAGPDPERMLSIHRRIHEKMDDYKDYSFSATEKRALMIFFDLAQEFDTLEEFFAVCTAIPKFLFDLDCRLYLAIGPDNFVPVGKTEDNGPICSSVPLEKTYRGKHLFIPIRGNIELVDQLPFKPAGDVIGCFELYMIEKLSSHQSLFFEKFINRVGFQLHNKLLRRKGQEHLDFVRNLVKDVGHNVIVPNMYFKLFYNRLRDRIENIRKLESSLNGKDKTVIKEELEELYKGLVSQFNEIHSHYEQTSLFLETLLRRQHFEEGRYIVEKRPCNLLKQIIEPQLERYRSRFEERGIRLDISMGGVPDREVRIVADVGLISQVYANFFSNAVKYTREAAMQDGHNDKFTAYGWDMVPDHFQNGWDGLKLNVFTTGPHLSENDRDKLFQAGFRSENVGNEYGSGHGLFFVRQVVELHGGEVGYEPQDGGNNFYFILPFKRK comes from the coding sequence ATGGCAAACAGCAAAAAAAGCGCAGAAGTTCATTCTCCGGAACTTACCGGCATGCTTGGAGAAGGATTCCATCTGAACGCCGGACCTGATCCTGAACGAATGCTCTCCATACACCGCCGCATCCATGAAAAGATGGATGATTACAAGGACTACAGTTTTTCGGCCACCGAAAAAAGAGCCTTGATGATTTTTTTCGACCTGGCTCAGGAATTCGATACTCTGGAAGAATTTTTCGCTGTCTGTACGGCAATTCCGAAATTTCTCTTCGATCTTGACTGTCGGCTGTATCTGGCCATCGGGCCGGACAACTTCGTTCCGGTTGGAAAAACTGAAGATAACGGCCCCATATGCAGTTCCGTGCCTCTTGAAAAAACGTACCGGGGAAAACATCTGTTTATCCCCATACGCGGCAACATAGAGCTGGTGGACCAGCTTCCGTTCAAACCGGCCGGAGACGTGATCGGGTGTTTCGAACTGTACATGATTGAAAAGCTATCTTCTCACCAGTCTCTTTTTTTTGAAAAATTCATCAACCGGGTCGGTTTTCAACTGCATAACAAACTTCTGCGCCGCAAAGGGCAGGAGCACCTTGATTTCGTGCGCAACCTGGTCAAGGACGTCGGGCATAATGTTATTGTGCCGAACATGTATTTCAAGCTGTTCTACAACAGGCTGCGCGACAGAATAGAAAATATACGCAAGCTTGAAAGCAGTCTGAACGGCAAGGACAAAACCGTCATAAAGGAAGAGCTTGAAGAACTGTACAAAGGACTTGTCTCACAATTCAACGAAATACACAGCCATTACGAACAGACCAGCCTATTCCTTGAAACCCTTCTGCGACGCCAGCATTTCGAGGAAGGGCGCTACATAGTGGAGAAACGCCCCTGCAATCTTCTGAAACAGATTATTGAACCGCAGTTGGAAAGATACCGATCCAGATTTGAGGAACGCGGAATACGTCTGGATATAAGCATGGGAGGAGTCCCGGACAGGGAAGTGCGCATTGTCGCAGACGTGGGACTTATCTCCCAAGTATACGCAAACTTCTTTTCAAACGCAGTTAAATACACCAGAGAAGCGGCCATGCAGGACGGTCATAACGATAAATTCACTGCATATGGCTGGGATATGGTTCCGGACCATTTCCAGAACGGCTGGGACGGGCTGAAGCTGAACGTATTCACCACAGGTCCTCACCTTTCCGAAAATGACCGCGACAAACTATTTCAGGCCGGATTCAGAAGTGAGAACGTGGGCAACGAATACGGCTCCGGGCACGGACTTTTTTTTGTGCGTCAGGTAGTGGAACTGCATGGAGGCGAAGTCGGCTATGAACCGCAGGATGGAGGAAACAATTTCTACTTTATCCTGCCTTTCAAGAGAAAATAG